In Setaria italica strain Yugu1 chromosome IX, Setaria_italica_v2.0, whole genome shotgun sequence, the genomic stretch GATGTGTCTGGTAGGATCAGTATGCTAACATAGGCAGGGCTTCTGTACCATATGACATAAGCTCCTTCTGTATACAGGGTCAGGATCTAGAGAAAAAAAGTTCATTATTTGATTCAGCTCATGTTGTCACCTGTAGTTCCTGTTCCACATGTGGTTGGTTTAAAGTTCCGTGCATATTGTTGAAAAATGTTCTCGTGCTTGTAGTAGTGATTTTCCTAATTACTCATGTCAGGTCATGTTTCTtgtgcttgtatgatctgtggTTTAATTTTGGCCCTCTGCAGTTTTATGATATTGCCCTGTGGATGTTTCAGCCGGTCATGTATTTAGTTGAGGAGTCAAATGTTTCTGCAAGTCGTATGGTTCCTACTGGTCGTGTACTTGTGTTATTAGCATGCCGAAGTTGACAGAAATATTGGAAGTTAGTGACCGAGTTACTAATTCAACATATTTTTTGGGAATGGGATGCATATATAAGAGAACTGAATGGATGTGATGATGTTTCAGGCTTACAGGCATCCTGATATCCGAAGTGCGCCTTTGACCATCTTTACTTTGATGTTGGTTTTCTGGATGTCTCCCTCCTACCGATGGTATCAGATTTATCAGGTGGTTTTCTGGATGTTTTTATAAGTTGACAGACTTGGTTTTGAGTTGCTGGTATGCTGGTGGCACTCTGGTTGTGATTTGAGATCCCAGGTAGTAGCATTTGCTCGCTGCttctttattttgtttctttggtATCAGTTTATTTTGTCTTGGGCTAATCTTTGATTTGTTCTTGTGCTGTGCTTTATCTGTATGCACAGGGCCCGTGATGTGTGCTGGTGATGGCTGGAGTCTTGCCAGCTCGTATGAGTTGTGACCTGCGTGATTGCCTAGATGGTATGGCCAAGTTATACGCAGCATTCTGCTGTGGATCTATGTATTCTTTTGGGACTTGAAATTGAACATGATATGTGTTATGTTTTGTACCAGGTACCATTACCTAtctgttttttttgtttcttttgttttttttccggACACGCTATCTGATTTGTTAGAACTAGAAGAGTTATGAGTCATCTTTACATGTTGTGGCCTTTGTACCGGATGCAAACAAGGTTATCCAACCTCTCTGGGGTTTCTGCTCCTGATGGTGCTGGCAGTGGGGCTTGGAGTTGGACCAGCTTTGCTGGAGTTCTGAAGAAATTCCTGAACTGGATGGACACTGAAATTTGGCAGAATGTGCTGTGCCGCTTTTGTTCCGAAGAGCTGATAACCATTTCTGGTTCCAAATGGGGACGAACCAGGAGCGGTGCCAATTAGTGGTCCAGCTCGTAGTTGAAGTGTTCTTGTCTTGGTACTTGTCCGTCTCTGCACTTGGCTGGTATCTGAAGATCGATTGGACGGCAACTTCTTTGACTCAGCAAGACGATTGTTCATGAATGTATCTACTTCTCAATGTCTCTTAATCCTATGGAGAGTCTGAACTATTCTTCCTCTGCCGTCCGGACAACTCGACGACAAGAAACAGCTAGTCCCTTAGTTAAACCCAAGCACAAGCAGACACAGAGCAACGCTCCAAACCCAGTTTTTCTCCGTGTCTTCCACCTGACCGTGTTTTTACATAAACCCCGCCTTGGATCCACCATCAGAACACCACCCATATATTGTGATCTTAGCCACCGTGCCATCGGTATATGCCATCTCGTGGCGGCGACGCGCAGCGGCagccggctgtggtggtggtggcggtcgcGGAGCCGGCAGCGCGGCagaggacgaggcggcggcgacgcgccaTAATGCCGGTGAAGAGCAGCGCCAGCTTCCGGATGACCGCGCTGCCGATGGTGGTGACCGCGCAACtgctggcggcggccgtgctcgcgctcgcgctcgtCTGGGTGCTGCACTTCCGGGGCGGCGTCTCGTGGGAGCGGGCGTCCAACCCTCTATACGTCTACACGGTAGTAACATAATCCATCTGCTGCTGTGCTAATAACGAAGTGATACAGGAGGAGTGATATGTGAACTCTTTAATTAATTTTCTCAGGCACACCCTCTGTTCATGGTGATTGGCTTCGTCATCTGCACCGGAGAAGGTAAACGAACAAATCTGCATGCACGTCTTAGTACCTGCAAGACAAGTGATTGAAATGAAGAAGTTGAAAGGAAAGTTGAGAGACTCTGTGTGACTCGTGTGTGGTGTCACGCGCGCAGCGGTTATGGCGTACAGGATCGTGCTGGGGCCGAGGGCGGCCAAGAAGGCGGTGCACATGCTGCTGCATCTCGTGGCAATGGccttcgccgccgtcggcctCTACGCGGCCTTCAAGTACCACCACGACGCCGGCATCCCTGATCTTCGCTCCCTGCATTCTTGGCTCGGGATTGCCACCATAGCGCTCTATGCTCTTCAGGTGAGTGAGTGAGTCAGTCACCACAAGGCTGCTCGGATCTTCTTCGTTGATACCGATTTGTAGCCCAGTaggctagcagcagcaacaactaCAACCTTCGGGAAGTAAATTAAACACATTCTAGGCCCGTTCATTGGCCTGCCGGCCCAGGCCTAAGAGAATGCCCAATAGCTCATCATAGCCCAAAGAGCTACAACTACATGCACCTGTATCTCAGGAGTTGCTATTTATTTTGGTTATTGCATTAGCTTGGCACTTTTTTTTTCGAagcatgtatatatatatatgcactcACGTTTAACCCTATAAATGCACAGACTCACACCCTATCCATATGAGCACATTCCAGATATTAGGATGACATATTTAAGTTTGACAAAATCATCTGACAAAATCATCATAAACGCATCGCTATTAATGGAGCAATAGAAACGTTTGTTTCTAGAATAAACAAAAACACATGCACCAATGATAAGTCTAGGACTCAAAAACTTGCATACGTAGGTTTTACAATAAGAAACCTTATTCTGCATATTTGCACACTATCGGCGGGGGAGTACGCTACATTTTGTGGCGAACAAAATGAAATGTAGTAATTCTTTGGTGACGTGGAGATCTCATTGTTGATTTTGTAGTGGCTGGTGGCTTTTGTGTACTTTGTGTTCCCCGGGGCTGCGATGACAATGAGGGCGGATTATGCACCATGGCACATCTTCTTTGGCATTGTCATCTTCCACATGGCCATTCTCACAGCCGAGACTGGATTGGCAAAGTTCATCTTCCCCTTGAACGACTACCCGAGCGAAGCGTTCATCATCAACTTCACCGGGCTCGCCCTCCTCATGTTTGGTGTGGTTGTTGTCTTGGTTGTCATCCTTCCATCAAGATACTAGTAAATGAATGACATGCAGAGTGTGTGGGCATTGACATGATTGATATTGTTTGATTTACAAAGATTGTTGCTTTTATAAGTATGATACTAGTAATGTCAACTAATTGTCCTTTTACCTTTTAGTTCCCTTTGCAAAGGGGATCTTTTTCATATCTATGCAGATTGATTTACAAATTTGCTGTTACTGGTTGTAATCCCGTGCATTCGCCCGGGCTAATTTTATACTGTTGAAAATGTGcattttttataaaaattaAAGAACATAGTTAAATAGGATATGCatataattgatttttttttcgaagCACAGTTTACTAATGCATAGCCTTTCTTATAAAAGTATATGTCGTTAATTACTATTGTTCAGGAATCGTATGGAAgctcttcattttttttatttcttatttctaCTAAATTGGGGAAAAAATATCATTGCTGTTTGTCACACTCACTTCTAGGGAAAGCTCATCAGTACCGGTTAGGAActcccctttagtatcggtttcgcaaccggtattgctagttcggtagggggcctttagtaccggttgaaataaccggtactaaagcggtcctttagtaccggttgggagaccagggatgattgttgcaggaccgtgaagtgtgctttacgaaatttatcctcatcgatgtccatccgaaCTTTCCTctctagtgtgccctttcccatgagtctcccctcatggtgtgatacagggactccaatcgaacttaggtcgtcaataaagtcaacacaaaactcaatgactttctctgttccatatccttttgtgatgcttccttctggatgggcacgattacgaacatacttcttcagaactgccataaacatctcgaaagggaacatattgtgtagaaatatagGACCGAGAACAAAAAAATCTTTttaacaaggtggactagaaggtgggtcatgatattaaagaaggaaggtgggaagaccatctcaaagctgataaGGCATTGCACTACGTtattctgcagctttagtagatcatttggatggattgccttctgagaaatcatgttgaggaatgcacatagcttcacgatttctattctcacattctctggtgaatgaatacccctcagtgcaacaagcagcaattgtgtcatcaggacgtggcagtcatgggcctttagatttatgaatttcttctctttaaaatttattattgcctgtatattcgaggagtagcccaatggaaccttgatactattcaagcacttaAACAtactttccttctcttccttgctgagagtgtaacgggtaggatgcaagtaatatctatcatctctcttttccagatgtaggCCATCGTTGTTCATGCGTTTCAGgtcccgacgtgcttcaattgtatcctttgcttTTTCATATGTACCCACATTcacacaaagatttttcatcaggtgtaTCACATCGATTGCACtacggacctcaaggacttcccaataaggtagctcccaaaatacaaacttcttcttccacatgggtgcatgtccgtcctcgttgtttggaacaggttggctaccagagcccttgccaaagactaccctcacatcctttatcatagaaaatacacgtttaccattatgGTGAACGGGCTTAATAcgtttttcttccttcccttaAAAAATGCTAccatttctttcttaacgggtgcttagtaggaagaaatcgatgatggtccgtatacacgaccttcctatagtgtttcaaatacatgctgcaagtatcatctaaatagtGCGTGCAGGCTTGATATCCCTTGTTTCATTGTCCGGACAGATTATCAAGTgccggccaatcattgatggttacgaacaacaatactcgtagattaaaagtctcctttttgtcctcatcccgcacacatacaccttcttccttcaataacagtagaagttcatcaaccaacggtcttaggtaaacataaatgtcgttgccaggttgttttggaccttggataattTCCGACATCATAAtaaacttccacttcatgcacaccCAGAGCGGAAGGTTAAACATACATAAagtcacaggccaagtgctatgaccactactgaactcaccgaatggattgaatccatctgtacttagACCAAAtcgtatgttccttgcatccttttcaaacttgggaaattctctatcaactgttctccactagGACCCTTCAGCGGGGtatctgatcatttcatcttatttacgttcttctttgtaccaacacatcaactttgcatgtgccttgtttctgaacaaacgcttcaaccgtggtactatagggaaataccacattaccttcgtaggaactttcttcttaCTGGCCTGCTCCTCAACATCATCGGGGTCATCTCACCTGATTTTATAACGCAACGCTTCACACATAGgacctccaatttctcgtattcctcaccgcgatGGAGGATagagtcattaggacatgcatgtatcttttgtacctccaaacccagagggcaaacaaccttttttgctttgtACGTTGAGGAAGGCAATTCGTTCCCcttgggaagcatgttctttatgattttcattaactcatcaaaactctTGTCAGAAACTCtattttttaccttccattgcatcatttccagtgtggtacctaactttttgtgcccctatttgtaatctgggtacaacaatttcttatgatcatctaacaacGCTCAAACtttttttgactccttcacattctcacagtcttcctttgcatctcgcaacacctgacctagatcatcgataggacTTTCTAcctcgcccatctcttcttcagcctcgcccattggagcataTGCAAAGGTACCTCCTTGAATCCAGTAAgaaatgttgtcatcttcttcttcatcatcttccatcataactcctctttcccagTACTtgatccaaacaaaatagttatgcatgaatccagaactgtatatgtgggcttgaatagtctttctggatgagtaattcttctcattttgcaatttctgcatggacaacaaatgaaaccggacggcggtttgttggattctaccagatcgagaaaaccacgcaagccattaatgtactacATTGAGCGTTTgtctgcgttgtacatccattaccgattcatctacaaagtattaccgaaccaaaagatactctgatcatccatacaattataaatgaaacataacaaacatgatacaaataccattaaactcaaatgctgctgaaagtttagatagaaatacaaaaatttaaatttcagacccaaacaacatgatacactatgacaaaccatccactgaatACTacctaggaggactttaagcatccttgggcagcAAAGGTGAAGGTTTCACTAatccagcctcatcctgtgatttatttgtgcctcctgcaacggtagtactaagtggacctgaaacacccgggactgacggtggagcataacgaccaccaaaaggaggttcctgacccgccgcaatagcatcttcatgacatctttgcaaattaCAAAGCGTTGttttctcccacgtgctcattttttggcttatcatgagggccaactataaTTTTTCCCTTGCCACGAGAGGAACAAcaatcgcccccaccatcgccactacctacagcagcagaagccatctctatgtaacacaatttatttagctcatatttgcaaatgactaaactatgaacgaATTATATATTTTCTCCACAGTTTACTTAGCTCaaatataacatataaatgaaaaatttctccattgtagcttattttaaaaatgactaattacgtatCTCTATttatcttattatctctatgtagcacaatttatctcgctcacatttgtcataatttatttagctcatatttgaaaaatactaaactataaaattattcctctaacctcatatcaatttctttgactaatacaaaatatatcatcaaagaattgtagcttattttaaaaatcataaatatgagttctaaataacacatgcatataaatgaaaactttctccattgtaccttattttaaaaatcactgattactctagctctaaagtataaaacttagtatactaaccatataTCAAGgaaggatgaagtttctaacctttagaacacttgaatgagtaaaATCCCCATGAAATGGTCTTCAATCTGGCAGCACCTTCCCTATGGCGCCATGGATAGGATGAAAGTCGAGCTGTGGTGAGTGGCTCGGACAGgtggaagaaggaggaggatttATAGGAGGAAATTTAGTACCTGTTGggggcacattagtaccgggtgggagcaCTAACTAGTATTAATGTGCACCcttttgtggcagaaccaccctaattaacccggctaaagtgtgctaaacatcgcctcaaatgcaaatagacactttaatcagatcaaaatggtggtctgtcgggtttcacccgatacaaccacgtatttgcgatcgaaacaagcatacaatactcgtacgaagatgagcccagagattacaacaatccagatgaaAATATTACAGAGGTCCAAATTTATTTATTACAAAACCGAGTTCAAATCATAAAGTAATTCATAGTTTAACTGCAGCAGAAAGAAACGATGATCTAACGAtgatacatgatatcatggcGAAGTTGTCCATGACATCACTCACCACAGTCCTCGCCCGCCGAGGATGTgtcccactcaactgtccatCCCAGAGGGAGCTGGTATGGCCAAGTCACGTTAGCAACTATGTCATTAAtctcattacctgaaaacagagccacaagcaaggcttaGTATACTAATACTTCGCAAGACTTActcgtcaggtggtatctaatccaccgactcctagacatgcaaggctttttggttgagggattgtttttgccaaaagtttCTAAaatgggtccttgctttcaagttttagcatcaaattctagttgattaaccattctagataaacacctattctaagcaagcatggtagaacaaacAAATTTAATCAAGCCTTGAattaagcatcatcattattcatcttcttactcagtgcaacatagtggtcaagcagtctcaataaCTGCGAGAaacagacgattcgaatcaaatttcttaactttgcaaggtggacctagaTACATGACATGTGCATACCGCGACGGGTCCCCACATTATCAACAGTTCCCATTGATCCCCAACGCGTGTCcaaggcccacttcccttggatacaaggccccaccggtccctGGAATGACGCCGTGCCGTGAccacacttgtacccacatgatgcatgaagGGAAACCATTTCTAGAGACAGCAGGGAAAAAGTCCACaccccggttcaatcaggtactaggcttcctgaTTACCATCTTCTCAGTATGTGTTTAGTATGTTTAAAGACTTGACCATGAACACCGACACAGTTCGACCTTAGCCATTTCCTCTATACAGATGGGGCATCAACAAATTCAGGAACATTGCACAAAGCTCCGCccatcaaccttatgattccaacataagtaaacatgcaaatcctatagctcgcgagtgacagaaaatcactcgacttttaccgtgtccctatttagcaaaGCAATTAAGcgacttaacatgctagtattcaaaacatgggtactagggagcatgcaactagggtttcaatacaactcctatgaccttaatgcacaatcataagtaACAAGGATATTGTATAAA encodes the following:
- the LOC101752833 gene encoding probable ascorbate-specific transmembrane electron transporter 1 — encoded protein: MPSRGGDAQRQPAVVVVAVAEPAARQRTRRRRRAIMPVKSSASFRMTALPMVVTAQLLAAAVLALALVWVLHFRGGVSWERASNPLYVYTAHPLFMVIGFVICTGEAVMAYRIVLGPRAAKKAVHMLLHLVAMAFAAVGLYAAFKYHHDAGIPDLRSLHSWLGIATIALYALQWLVAFVYFVFPGAAMTMRADYAPWHIFFGIVIFHMAILTAETGLAKFIFPLNDYPSEAFIINFTGLALLMFGVVVVLVVILPSRY